Proteins from one Hydrogenophaga sp. SL48 genomic window:
- a CDS encoding DUF3429 domain-containing protein encodes MTTALHDPDDTALATTLGHAGLIPFALLAALLWLVNADLLPWVSMALAAYAALIVSFLGGIHWGIGWMAGHVAAARGDTPHHRQRNHFLWGFVPSLLAWPGLLMPAFAGLAWLGFVLVLCYLVDRTLYARAGLQAWLTLRFRLSAIAALCCFIGAGAL; translated from the coding sequence ATGACGACCGCCCTGCACGATCCCGACGACACCGCCCTCGCCACCACGCTGGGTCACGCTGGCCTGATTCCCTTCGCGCTGCTCGCCGCCCTGCTCTGGCTGGTGAACGCCGACCTGCTGCCCTGGGTGTCCATGGCGCTGGCGGCCTACGCCGCGCTCATCGTCTCGTTCCTCGGCGGCATTCACTGGGGCATCGGCTGGATGGCGGGCCACGTCGCCGCCGCGCGCGGCGACACGCCGCACCACCGCCAGCGCAACCACTTCCTCTGGGGCTTCGTGCCCTCGCTGCTGGCCTGGCCCGGCCTGCTGATGCCGGCTTTTGCGGGGCTGGCCTGGCTGGGTTTCGTGCTCGTCCTCTGTTACCTCGTCGACCGCACGCTCTACGCCCGGGCCGGCCTGCAGGCCTGGCTCACGCTGCGCTTCCGCCTCTCGGCCATCGCGGCGCTGTGCTGCTTCATCGGCGCGGGGGCACTGTGA
- the paaI gene encoding hydroxyphenylacetyl-CoA thioesterase PaaI gives MTPQERATKVGETMFAVDVASKGTMGMELLTVEPGRAVIRMTVQPLHLNGHQICHGGFIFTLADSTFAFACNSHNKNAVAAGCSIEFLKPAHAGDVLTCEGVEQTLQGRHGIYDMKVTNQKGEVVAMFRGKSAVIPGQVFPEEEGA, from the coding sequence ATGACGCCACAAGAACGCGCCACCAAGGTGGGCGAAACCATGTTCGCCGTGGACGTCGCCAGCAAGGGCACCATGGGCATGGAGCTGCTGACGGTCGAACCCGGCCGGGCGGTGATCCGCATGACGGTGCAGCCGCTGCACCTCAACGGCCACCAGATCTGCCACGGCGGCTTCATCTTCACACTGGCCGATTCCACCTTTGCCTTCGCCTGCAACAGCCACAACAAGAACGCGGTGGCCGCCGGCTGCAGCATCGAGTTCCTCAAGCCGGCCCACGCCGGCGATGTGCTGACCTGCGAGGGGGTTGAGCAGACCCTGCAGGGCCGCCACGGCATCTACGATATGAAGGTCACCAACCAGAAGGGCGAGGTGGTGGCGATGTTCCGCGGCAAGAGCGCGGTGATTCCCGGCCAGGTGTTTCCGGAAGAGGAGGGCGCATGA
- the paaK gene encoding phenylacetate--CoA ligase PaaK, which yields MNHFPLEPIEKAGIDELRALQLKRLQATLRHAYANSSVYKAKFDEAGVHPDDCRSLSDLAKFPFTTKKDLRDSYPFGMFAVPREKCARIHASSGTTGKPTVVGYTLKDIHTWSTVVARSIRASGARPGDLVHVSYGYGLFTGGLGAHYGAEKLGLTVVPFGGGQTERQVQLIQDFRPDIIMVTPSYMLAIADEFQRLGLDPRESSLRIGIFGAEPWTNDMRVAIEARMDIDAVDIYGLSEVMGPGVASECVETKDGPTVWEDHFYPEIIHPETGEPVADGEMGELVFTSLTKEALPIIRYRTRDLTRLLPGTARSMRRMEKITGRSDDMMIVRGVNVFPTQIEELILRRPELTAHYQCVLTREGPMDNLTVVVETRPGLSPDSIEARAAAELLRHEVKVYVGSSVEVDLKPEGGVERSQGKAKRVVDLRKR from the coding sequence ATGAACCACTTCCCGCTCGAACCGATCGAGAAGGCCGGCATCGACGAGCTGCGCGCGCTGCAGCTCAAACGCCTGCAGGCCACGCTGCGCCACGCCTACGCGAACTCTTCCGTTTACAAGGCCAAGTTCGACGAGGCCGGCGTGCACCCGGACGACTGCCGCTCGCTGTCTGATCTGGCGAAATTTCCCTTCACCACCAAGAAGGACCTGCGCGACAGCTACCCCTTCGGCATGTTCGCCGTGCCGCGTGAGAAGTGCGCGCGCATCCACGCCAGCAGCGGCACCACCGGCAAGCCCACGGTGGTCGGCTACACGCTCAAGGACATTCACACCTGGTCCACGGTGGTGGCGCGCAGCATCCGCGCCAGCGGCGCGCGCCCGGGCGATCTGGTGCACGTGAGTTATGGCTACGGCCTGTTCACCGGCGGCCTGGGCGCGCACTACGGTGCCGAGAAACTGGGCCTGACCGTGGTGCCGTTCGGCGGCGGCCAGACCGAGCGCCAGGTGCAGCTGATCCAGGACTTCCGGCCCGACATCATCATGGTCACGCCCAGCTACATGCTGGCCATCGCCGACGAGTTCCAGCGCCTGGGCCTGGACCCGCGCGAGAGCAGCCTGCGCATCGGCATCTTCGGCGCCGAGCCCTGGACCAACGACATGCGCGTGGCGATCGAAGCGCGCATGGACATCGACGCGGTGGACATCTACGGGCTCTCGGAAGTGATGGGCCCGGGCGTGGCCAGCGAGTGCGTCGAGACCAAGGACGGCCCCACCGTCTGGGAAGACCACTTCTATCCAGAGATCATCCACCCCGAGACCGGCGAGCCGGTGGCCGACGGTGAGATGGGCGAGCTGGTGTTCACCAGCCTGACCAAGGAAGCGCTGCCCATCATCCGCTACCGCACGCGCGACCTCACGCGCCTGCTGCCGGGCACGGCGCGCAGCATGCGCCGCATGGAAAAGATCACCGGTCGCAGCGACGACATGATGATCGTGCGCGGCGTCAACGTGTTCCCGACGCAGATCGAGGAGCTGATCCTCCGGCGCCCGGAGCTGACCGCGCACTACCAGTGCGTGCTCACGCGCGAGGGGCCGATGGACAACCTGACCGTGGTGGTGGAGACACGGCCCGGCCTGTCACCCGACAGCATCGAGGCGCGTGCTGCCGCCGAGCTGCTGCGCCACGAAGTCAAGGTCTATGTGGGCAGCAGCGTCGAGGTGGACCTGAAGCCAGAGGGCGGCGTGGAGCGCAGCCAGGGCAAGGCCAAGCGGGTGGTGGATTTGCGCAAGCGTTGA
- a CDS encoding FAD-dependent monooxygenase, translating to MAITPTPAAGTRRFDVCIRGAGVVGQTLALLLARERLRVALVGTPRPAHAGTDVRAYALNAAAKDLLSSLRAWPDDGDVTDAAPSVTPVGRMAVWGDDGGELNFSAADQRSEALSWIVDVPALERRLANAVRFQGSVECLTEPVPAALTVVCEGKRSSTRDELGLEFEVKPYPHKAIAARLRCAQPHGGVARQWFSQGEIMALLPLEGDTGNSVALVWSVPVQQADTWLAADAQALADAVQTRCGQALGEMQLQGPAQAWPLELSRARRWIARTPQGSVALAGDAAHAMHPLAGQGLNVGLADVAELARVIHEREYWRELGDLKLLRRYERARQAEVGAMGWLTDGLFGLFGQADTRVQALRNWGMSGVDRLGPLKHWLARQAMGQAG from the coding sequence ATGGCGATCACCCCCACCCCTGCGGCCGGCACCCGGCGATTCGATGTCTGCATCCGGGGCGCCGGCGTGGTGGGGCAGACGCTGGCGCTGCTGCTGGCGCGCGAGCGCCTGCGGGTGGCCCTGGTCGGCACACCGCGTCCGGCCCACGCCGGCACCGACGTGCGCGCCTACGCGCTCAACGCCGCCGCCAAGGACCTGCTCAGCTCGCTGCGCGCCTGGCCCGACGACGGCGACGTCACCGACGCCGCGCCCAGCGTGACCCCGGTGGGCCGCATGGCCGTGTGGGGCGACGACGGTGGCGAGCTGAACTTCTCCGCCGCCGACCAGCGCAGCGAAGCCCTGTCGTGGATCGTGGACGTGCCGGCGCTGGAGCGCCGCCTGGCCAACGCGGTGCGCTTCCAGGGCTCGGTCGAATGCCTGACCGAACCCGTTCCCGCAGCCCTGACGGTGGTCTGCGAAGGCAAACGCAGCAGCACCCGCGACGAGCTCGGCCTGGAGTTCGAGGTCAAGCCCTACCCGCACAAAGCCATCGCGGCGCGCCTGCGCTGCGCCCAGCCCCACGGCGGCGTCGCGCGGCAGTGGTTTTCGCAGGGCGAGATCATGGCGCTGCTGCCGCTGGAAGGGGACACGGGGAACTCTGTGGCGCTGGTCTGGTCTGTCCCTGTTCAGCAGGCCGACACCTGGCTCGCGGCCGACGCCCAAGCGCTGGCCGACGCGGTGCAGACCCGTTGCGGTCAGGCGCTGGGCGAGATGCAGCTGCAGGGGCCGGCCCAGGCCTGGCCCCTGGAACTGTCTCGCGCCCGCCGCTGGATCGCGCGCACGCCGCAGGGCAGCGTGGCGCTGGCCGGTGACGCGGCCCACGCCATGCACCCGCTGGCCGGGCAAGGCCTCAACGTCGGCCTGGCCGACGTGGCCGAGCTGGCCCGGGTGATCCACGAGCGGGAGTACTGGCGCGAGTTGGGCGACCTGAAGCTGCTGCGGCGCTACGAGCGCGCGCGGCAGGCCGAGGTCGGCGCCATGGGCTGGCTGACCGACGGCCTGTTCGGCCTGTTCGGTCAGGCCGACACGCGCGTCCAGGCGCTGCGCAACTGGGGCATGAGCGGTGTGGACCGCCTGGGACCGCTGAAACACTGGCTGGCCCGCCAGGCCATGGGGCAGGCGGGCTGA
- a CDS encoding M61 family metallopeptidase: MSTPPRKTARRRAAAETALRYRVEVLSLQAHLFAVTLEIDHPAAKQRVALPVWIPGSYLVREFSQHLQRLTASQGGETLHARQLDKHRWEIETQGDTGGPQTLTVRCEIYAFDASVRTAFLDGTRGFFNATSLCLMVPGREDEPCALDIAPGQAPAGWHIATGLRAEQVDAQGFGRYIANDYDELADAPVEMGSHWHGGFVACGVPHRFVVSGAGPWFDGQRLLDDTRRICEEQIRFWHGDGAPPFADYLFMLHASADGYGGLEHRNSTALIAQRSDLPKLTDSPDKPPALKATDGYTTLLGLISHEYFHTWNVKRLRPAEFKRHDYTRENHTELLWFFEGFTSYYDDLFLRRAGLIDDTCYLQLVSKTINQVQQSPGRLVQSAAQASFDAWTKYYRIGENTPNATVSYYTKGALIAMCFDLTLRTEGRHSLDDVMRALWQRTGGGPMREADVSTVLKRLGGRSFATELSDWVHGTDALPLTRLLEQQGAKVHQEKTPLAQRLGLRVSENGGLVLKNVLRGGAAEAAGMAAGDEWLGIEFAPTRRGGEVEAWRVRRLDEVAMLRGQRTQLTALISRDGRLLRCPLTWPGEEQAVRLSVGDAPRLARWLAKTATATP, encoded by the coding sequence GTGAGCACGCCCCCCCGCAAGACGGCACGTCGCCGCGCCGCCGCCGAGACCGCGCTGCGCTACCGCGTCGAGGTGCTGAGCCTCCAGGCGCACCTGTTCGCGGTCACGCTGGAGATCGACCACCCCGCCGCGAAACAGCGGGTGGCCCTGCCGGTGTGGATTCCGGGCAGCTACCTGGTGCGCGAGTTTTCACAACACCTGCAGCGGCTGACCGCGAGCCAGGGGGGTGAGACGCTGCACGCGCGCCAGCTGGACAAACACCGCTGGGAGATTGAAACCCAGGGCGACACCGGCGGCCCGCAGACGCTGACCGTGCGCTGCGAGATCTACGCCTTCGACGCCTCGGTGCGCACCGCCTTCCTCGACGGCACGCGCGGTTTTTTCAACGCCACCAGCCTGTGCCTGATGGTGCCGGGCCGGGAAGACGAGCCCTGCGCCCTGGACATCGCGCCCGGGCAGGCGCCCGCCGGCTGGCACATCGCCACCGGTTTGCGCGCCGAGCAGGTGGATGCGCAGGGTTTCGGCCGCTACATCGCCAACGACTACGACGAACTCGCCGATGCGCCGGTCGAGATGGGCAGCCACTGGCACGGCGGGTTCGTGGCCTGCGGCGTGCCGCACCGTTTCGTGGTCAGTGGCGCGGGCCCCTGGTTCGACGGCCAGCGCCTGCTGGACGACACGCGCCGCATCTGCGAAGAACAGATCCGCTTCTGGCACGGCGACGGCGCCCCGCCATTTGCCGACTACCTCTTCATGCTGCACGCCAGCGCCGACGGCTACGGCGGTCTGGAGCACCGCAACTCCACGGCCCTCATCGCGCAGCGCAGCGACCTGCCGAAACTGACCGACAGCCCGGACAAACCGCCCGCCCTGAAGGCCACCGACGGCTACACCACCCTGCTGGGCCTGATCAGCCACGAGTACTTCCACACCTGGAACGTCAAGCGCCTGCGCCCGGCGGAGTTCAAGCGCCACGACTACACGCGCGAAAACCACACCGAGCTGCTCTGGTTCTTCGAGGGATTCACCAGCTACTACGACGACCTGTTCCTGCGCCGCGCCGGCCTGATCGACGACACCTGTTACCTGCAGCTGGTGAGCAAGACCATCAACCAGGTGCAGCAGAGCCCCGGCCGCCTGGTGCAGAGCGCGGCCCAGGCCAGCTTCGACGCCTGGACCAAGTACTACCGCATCGGCGAGAACACGCCCAACGCCACGGTCAGCTACTACACCAAGGGTGCGCTGATCGCGATGTGCTTCGACCTGACGCTGCGCACCGAGGGCCGGCATTCGCTCGACGACGTGATGCGCGCGCTCTGGCAACGCACCGGGGGCGGCCCCATGCGCGAAGCCGACGTGTCCACGGTGCTCAAACGCCTGGGAGGCCGCAGCTTCGCGACCGAGCTGAGCGACTGGGTGCACGGCACCGACGCCCTGCCGCTGACCCGCCTGCTGGAGCAACAGGGTGCCAAGGTGCACCAGGAAAAGACCCCGCTCGCGCAGCGCCTGGGCCTGCGGGTGTCAGAAAACGGCGGGCTGGTGCTCAAGAACGTGTTGCGCGGTGGTGCCGCCGAAGCGGCCGGCATGGCCGCGGGTGACGAGTGGCTGGGCATCGAGTTCGCGCCCACCCGGCGCGGCGGCGAAGTGGAAGCCTGGCGCGTGCGCCGTCTCGACGAGGTGGCGATGCTGCGCGGTCAGCGCACCCAGCTCACCGCCCTGATCTCGCGAGACGGGCGCCTGCTGCGCTGTCCGCTGACATGGCCCGGCGAGGAACAGGCCGTGCGCCTGTCGGTGGGCGATGCTCCGCGGCTGGCCCGGTGGCTGGCGAAGACCGCTACTGCGACGCCGTGA
- a CDS encoding MOSC domain-containing protein — MTFDFNAADVSARIHQLWVYPVKSCAGVALDQAVLTPTGLEWDRSWMVVDAQGEFVTQRELPRMALIQPSFRMGQLVLRAPGMLALHLALDAAESPLTVRVWDDTVEAWDMGDLAAQWFSDFLGPDAPADLKRLRLARFDPEVKRLCSLKWTGGRESLTQFADGFGVLVTSTASLDELNARLAKAGETPVDLRRFRPNIVLSGVESHDEDRIGAWRVQADDGVAALENVKPCARCPIPNIDPATATSTPAVGDAMQAYRADPRLDGAITFGMNAIVLEGDGLVLKVGQAVGADWRFD, encoded by the coding sequence ATGACCTTTGATTTCAACGCCGCCGACGTCTCAGCCCGCATCCACCAGCTCTGGGTCTACCCCGTCAAATCCTGCGCCGGCGTGGCGCTGGACCAGGCCGTGCTCACGCCCACCGGGCTGGAATGGGACCGCAGCTGGATGGTGGTGGATGCGCAAGGCGAGTTCGTGACCCAGCGCGAGCTGCCGCGCATGGCGCTGATCCAGCCGTCGTTCCGCATGGGGCAGCTGGTGCTGCGCGCGCCGGGCATGCTGGCCCTGCACCTGGCGCTGGACGCCGCCGAGTCGCCGCTGACCGTGCGGGTCTGGGACGACACCGTTGAGGCCTGGGACATGGGCGACCTGGCGGCCCAGTGGTTCAGCGACTTTCTCGGGCCGGACGCGCCGGCCGACCTGAAGCGCCTGCGCCTGGCCCGCTTCGACCCCGAGGTGAAGCGCTTGTGCAGCCTGAAATGGACCGGCGGACGGGAGTCGCTGACGCAGTTCGCCGACGGTTTCGGTGTGCTGGTGACCAGCACCGCCTCGCTGGACGAACTCAATGCGCGGCTGGCGAAGGCGGGTGAGACGCCGGTGGACCTGCGGCGTTTCCGGCCCAACATCGTGCTGTCGGGCGTCGAGTCCCACGACGAAGACCGCATCGGTGCCTGGCGCGTGCAGGCCGACGACGGTGTGGCGGCGCTGGAGAACGTGAAGCCCTGCGCGCGCTGCCCCATCCCCAACATCGACCCGGCCACCGCCACGTCCACCCCCGCCGTGGGCGACGCGATGCAGGCCTACCGGGCCGACCCGCGCCTGGACGGCGCGATCACGTTCGGCATGAACGCCATCGTGCTGGAAGGCGATGGCCTGGTGCTGAAGGTCGGGCAGGCCGTGGGGGCCGACTGGCGCTTCGACTGA
- a CDS encoding DsbC family protein: protein MNLFKTSLVALLTTLALGAAAQEATIRKNLTERLPKLPAIDEISKTPMDGLYEVRINQSEIFYTDAAGNFLIQGNLIDTKAQEDLTEKRLAKLTEIDFKDLPMKDAFTIVRGNGKRKLAVFEDPNCGYCKRFERDLAKIDNITVHVFLYPILSQDSADKSRNIWCAKDKGKAFLDWMVKDVTPPAATCDTSAVARNFEFGKKSRITGTPTLIFANGTRVPGAVDAARIEKLLAEAKP from the coding sequence ATGAACCTCTTCAAAACCTCCCTGGTGGCGCTGCTCACCACCCTGGCTCTCGGCGCTGCCGCCCAGGAAGCCACCATCCGCAAGAACCTCACCGAGCGCCTGCCCAAGCTGCCGGCCATCGACGAGATCAGCAAGACGCCGATGGACGGCCTGTACGAGGTGCGCATCAACCAGAGCGAAATCTTCTACACCGACGCCGCCGGCAACTTCCTGATCCAGGGCAACCTGATCGACACCAAGGCCCAGGAAGACCTGACGGAAAAGCGGCTCGCGAAGCTGACCGAGATCGACTTCAAGGACCTGCCGATGAAGGACGCGTTCACCATCGTGCGCGGCAACGGCAAGCGCAAGCTGGCGGTGTTCGAAGACCCCAACTGCGGCTACTGCAAGCGCTTCGAGCGCGACCTGGCCAAAATCGACAACATCACGGTGCACGTGTTCCTCTACCCGATCCTGAGCCAGGACTCGGCCGACAAGTCGCGCAACATCTGGTGCGCCAAAGACAAGGGCAAGGCCTTCCTCGACTGGATGGTCAAGGACGTCACCCCGCCCGCCGCGACCTGCGACACCTCCGCCGTGGCCCGCAACTTCGAGTTCGGCAAGAAGTCCCGCATCACCGGCACCCCGACCCTGATCTTCGCCAACGGCACGCGCGTGCCGGGCGCGGTGGACGCCGCCCGCATCGAGAAGCTGCTGGCCGAAGCCAAGCCCTGA
- a CDS encoding xanthine dehydrogenase family protein molybdopterin-binding subunit — MKRRQWLQAAGVLSVGFVAGCALPVIPRRPVAGHADALGWVRHQNGRYELLLPRIDMGQNIGTALKQVACDELGVDWDRVTVRQPHTQQIARVRATVGSESVKDFALPLAQACATLRDALAAGHHTGSRRAEPRPLGELRAFQPGARHVGRRAPLEEGRAIVTGAPLYAADVRLPGMAYGRVLRAPVSADRPSRLTGWNAAAARAVPGCLAIVEDARLTQRLATGLGIVARTPGALDRIEAALQPQWQHGESFTQADIDRLIDVDRHIAAASLSNPVHGDTMDLTAPWDIDLRIDTPMAAHNAIEPRAAVAARGADGVLDVWAGTQDAFYVRDVIAQALGLNDTTVRVHGRRVGGGFGGRTVCTVELEAAVLAQATGLPVKVQWTRAQEYRQGFHRPPSSHRIRARLRHGELVDWWHAFSSSHILFTNAGMPVWMQRLADLVGDKGVARGAELPYRAQRRRTGFAVTRLPVFTGPWRGLGAGPNALAIESAVDECARLAGVDPVAFRLRHATDPRLARVLQRVADHAPAAPDTAAPARHGRGVACGIYKASSYAAVLADVRVEPDGTVQVLRLRCAHDCGTVINPDQVRAQCEGNLVWGLGMVLHDRLTVAGAQIGPGSLGEAPIPTLREVPPMEIVLVDEKDPPAGAGETAIVAAAGAIANAIRDATGVRITRFPLDPATLTMRPS; from the coding sequence ATGAAGCGCCGGCAATGGCTGCAGGCGGCGGGCGTCCTGAGTGTGGGCTTTGTGGCGGGTTGCGCGCTGCCGGTGATCCCCCGGCGCCCGGTCGCCGGGCATGCCGACGCGCTCGGCTGGGTCCGGCACCAGAACGGCCGCTACGAGCTGCTGCTGCCCCGCATCGACATGGGCCAGAACATCGGCACCGCGCTCAAGCAGGTGGCCTGCGACGAGCTGGGGGTGGACTGGGACCGGGTGACGGTGCGCCAGCCCCACACCCAGCAGATCGCCCGCGTGCGGGCCACGGTGGGCAGCGAGTCGGTGAAGGACTTCGCGCTGCCGCTGGCCCAGGCCTGCGCCACCCTGCGCGACGCGCTGGCCGCCGGCCACCACACGGGGTCGCGCCGGGCCGAGCCGCGCCCGCTCGGCGAACTGCGGGCGTTTCAGCCGGGCGCCCGCCATGTCGGCCGGCGCGCGCCGCTGGAGGAAGGGCGCGCCATCGTCACGGGCGCTCCGCTGTACGCGGCGGACGTCCGCCTGCCGGGCATGGCCTACGGGCGCGTGCTCAGGGCACCGGTCTCGGCCGACCGGCCCTCGCGGCTGACAGGGTGGAACGCGGCCGCGGCCCGGGCGGTGCCCGGCTGCCTGGCCATCGTCGAGGACGCCCGGCTGACGCAGCGGCTCGCCACGGGCCTGGGCATCGTCGCCCGCACGCCGGGCGCGCTGGACCGCATCGAGGCCGCGCTGCAACCGCAATGGCAACACGGCGAAAGCTTCACGCAGGCCGACATCGACCGCCTGATCGACGTGGACCGCCACATCGCCGCGGCCAGCCTGTCGAACCCGGTGCACGGCGACACCATGGACCTCACGGCGCCCTGGGACATCGACTTGCGCATCGACACCCCGATGGCCGCGCACAACGCCATCGAACCGCGCGCCGCCGTGGCGGCCCGGGGCGCCGACGGCGTGCTCGATGTGTGGGCCGGCACGCAGGACGCCTTTTATGTGCGCGATGTGATCGCCCAGGCCCTCGGCCTGAACGACACCACCGTGCGGGTCCATGGCCGCCGCGTCGGGGGCGGCTTCGGCGGGCGCACGGTCTGCACCGTCGAACTCGAAGCGGCCGTGCTGGCCCAGGCCACCGGGCTGCCGGTCAAGGTCCAGTGGACCCGCGCCCAGGAGTACCGGCAGGGTTTCCACCGTCCGCCGTCCAGCCACCGCATCCGGGCGCGCCTGCGCCACGGCGAGCTGGTGGACTGGTGGCACGCCTTCTCCAGCAGCCACATCCTGTTCACCAACGCCGGCATGCCGGTGTGGATGCAGCGGCTGGCCGACCTGGTGGGCGACAAGGGCGTGGCCCGGGGCGCCGAACTGCCCTACCGCGCGCAGCGCCGCCGCACCGGGTTTGCCGTGACGCGCCTGCCGGTGTTCACCGGACCCTGGCGAGGCCTCGGCGCCGGCCCCAACGCACTGGCCATCGAGTCCGCCGTGGACGAGTGCGCGCGCCTGGCGGGGGTGGACCCGGTGGCGTTCCGGCTGCGCCACGCGACCGACCCGCGCCTGGCCCGGGTGCTGCAGCGCGTCGCCGACCACGCCCCCGCGGCCCCGGACACGGCGGCGCCCGCCCGCCACGGGCGCGGGGTGGCCTGCGGCATCTACAAGGCCAGCAGCTACGCGGCCGTGCTGGCCGATGTGCGGGTCGAGCCCGACGGCACGGTGCAGGTGCTGCGCCTGCGCTGCGCCCACGATTGCGGCACCGTGATCAACCCCGACCAGGTGCGCGCCCAGTGCGAGGGCAACCTGGTCTGGGGCCTGGGCATGGTGCTGCACGACCGCCTGACGGTGGCCGGCGCACAGATCGGACCCGGCAGCCTGGGCGAGGCGCCGATCCCGACGCTGCGCGAGGTTCCGCCGATGGAGATCGTGCTGGTCGACGAAAAAGACCCGCCGGCCGGCGCGGGCGAAACCGCCATCGTGGCCGCCGCGGGCGCCATCGCCAACGCCATCCGTGACGCCACCGGCGTGCGCATCACCCGGTTCCCGCTGGACCCCGCCACGCTCACAATGCGGCCTTCATGA
- a CDS encoding helix-turn-helix transcriptional regulator: MNDFASAAMMKLVRDGLARQGIAPPPPTPARDGRVALGDKQALLARLWAQHGPGPVARIGEAIHGVQDDPTLRALVLAVDPPDLLARWQRLERFVHSRHRTLVEALGPAQLRLQHVSLASAPAPAPAEDLLVIGLLVALCERVLGQGVRARPVGGRLWLRQQGRWRDGPWPQAWHTWELHWDPVASAPQAPVTEPVASDRWLAQLQARLRADPGRPWRVDDLARACALSARSLQRHLAQRQLGFARLLTEVRVQCAAELLTRSDLSVAEVGYRCGFADQPHFSRHFRGCTAVTPARYRDQFSLAR; the protein is encoded by the coding sequence ATGAACGACTTCGCTTCGGCCGCCATGATGAAGCTCGTGCGCGACGGGCTCGCCCGCCAGGGCATCGCGCCACCACCTCCCACGCCCGCGAGGGACGGGCGCGTCGCCCTGGGCGACAAGCAGGCCCTGCTCGCCCGGCTCTGGGCGCAGCACGGCCCCGGTCCGGTGGCCCGCATCGGCGAGGCCATCCACGGCGTGCAGGACGACCCCACGCTGCGCGCCCTGGTGCTGGCGGTCGACCCCCCGGACCTGCTGGCGCGCTGGCAGCGGCTGGAGCGCTTCGTGCACTCCCGGCACCGCACCCTAGTCGAGGCGCTGGGGCCGGCGCAGCTGCGGCTGCAGCACGTATCGCTGGCCTCGGCGCCGGCCCCCGCGCCGGCCGAAGACCTGCTGGTGATCGGACTGCTGGTGGCCCTGTGCGAGCGGGTGCTGGGACAAGGGGTGCGCGCGCGGCCGGTGGGCGGCCGGCTCTGGCTGCGCCAGCAGGGCCGGTGGCGCGACGGACCCTGGCCCCAGGCGTGGCACACCTGGGAGCTGCACTGGGACCCCGTCGCCAGCGCCCCCCAGGCCCCCGTGACCGAACCCGTGGCCTCGGACCGCTGGCTGGCGCAGCTGCAGGCCCGGCTGCGCGCCGACCCGGGCCGGCCGTGGCGGGTGGACGACCTGGCCCGCGCCTGCGCCCTCTCCGCCCGCAGCCTGCAACGCCACCTCGCGCAGCGCCAGCTGGGCTTTGCCCGCCTGCTGACGGAGGTCCGGGTGCAGTGCGCGGCCGAGCTGCTGACCCGCAGCGACCTCTCGGTGGCCGAAGTGGGCTACCGCTGCGGTTTTGCCGACCAGCCCCACTTCTCAAGGCACTTCCGTGGCTGCACCGCCGTGACACCGGCCCGCTACCGCGATCAGTTTTCCCTGGCGCGCTGA
- a CDS encoding enoyl-CoA hydratase-related protein, translating to MNAPAAGSTVLCEERGAVALITLNRPEALNSFTRQMHRELWAALDQAEANPVIRALVLTGAGRGFCAGADLAEFDFEPGPDLAKRADPGPVIDQAFNPTARRIQSLRMPVIAAVNGVAAGAGASLAMTCDIAIAAPGASFIQAFSKIGLIPDAGGSWFLVERLGLARAMALAMTGDKLPAAQAKEWGMIWDVQDDPLAAALAMAEKLATMPTKALVATRALLRDAGTRTLDQQLDVERDTQSALGATHDYIEGVMAFRQKRAPQFKGE from the coding sequence ATGAACGCCCCCGCCGCGGGCAGCACCGTGCTCTGTGAAGAGCGCGGTGCCGTTGCCCTGATCACGCTCAACCGCCCCGAAGCGCTCAACAGCTTCACGCGCCAGATGCACCGCGAGCTGTGGGCCGCGCTGGACCAGGCCGAGGCCAACCCGGTGATCCGCGCGCTGGTGCTCACCGGCGCCGGGCGCGGCTTCTGTGCCGGAGCCGACCTGGCCGAGTTCGACTTCGAACCCGGGCCCGATCTGGCGAAGCGCGCCGACCCCGGCCCGGTGATTGATCAGGCCTTCAACCCCACGGCGCGGCGCATCCAGTCGCTGCGCATGCCCGTGATCGCCGCCGTCAACGGCGTGGCCGCCGGCGCGGGCGCCTCGCTGGCCATGACCTGCGACATCGCCATCGCGGCGCCGGGCGCGAGCTTCATCCAGGCCTTCAGCAAGATCGGCCTGATCCCCGATGCTGGCGGCAGCTGGTTCCTGGTCGAGCGGCTGGGCCTGGCGCGCGCCATGGCGCTGGCCATGACCGGCGACAAACTGCCCGCAGCACAGGCCAAGGAGTGGGGAATGATCTGGGACGTGCAGGACGACCCGCTGGCCGCCGCGCTGGCCATGGCCGAGAAGCTGGCCACCATGCCCACCAAGGCGCTGGTCGCCACGCGCGCGCTGCTGCGCGACGCCGGCACCCGCACGCTGGACCAGCAGCTCGACGTGGAGCGCGACACGCAGTCGGCGCTGGGCGCCACGCACGACTACATCGAAGGCGTGATGGCGTTCCGCCAGAAACGCGCACCGCAGTTCAAGGGGGAGTGA